The nucleotide sequence TTTCATCGTAAGGAAAATGATACCGGGATCATCTGGAGTCCCCAGAATAGTGTGAGTTTTACCACACCCGGTGGCCCCATATGCGAATACAGTAGCATTAAACCCATCCAATATACTGTCTAAAAGCGGTTTGGTTGTAGTGGAAAACACTTCTGTTTGGCTGGCATGAGTGTCAAACAACTGGTCAAATACAAATCGGTGTTCTCGTATACGGGAATGAGGTTTTGATGGAAATACATTTCTATGCATTCGGGCAATTGGGTTTGTTTCTGGAGGATCAAATATAAGCATTTTATCGTCAACCACATCGATGATCTTACGTATTCCTTGGGGCATGAAGTTGGAACCACTTTGTTCCTTCTCACTGAGCGAGCCATCCCCTAGAAATATGTGTTCGTGATCCACTTTTATGAGgttgttttcttcatttGATGTGAAAGGACGTACTCTTACTGAAACACAGATAGACGACTCCTTGCTTGGGGACAACGGGGCCAACGTAGGAGGTCCTTGACTTTGTTGTCGCCGAGGGCTCTCTTGTGGCACCGGCTCATGGTCATCAGGACCGGTGGTTGTGTCTTCTATGTCCATTCCTCGTGACCTTGAAGCGAGTGAGCTACAAGTTTTTTGGTGTGCGCGTTTTTGTAAACATTGAAACGCGATGGCCTGGGGAAGAGGACTAGTGTCAACTGAAGGTGTAGAGCAAATCAGAATTATATAGGAGTGGGGCTATCTATACTAAACATTTATCCACGCTCTAAGTGACACGTACTACACTTTTGAGCAAAATAAAATAGGACCATAGATGAATGTAGATATATCTGGCAcaattgcagccaaaactCTCAACTGTTCGATAAACTATTCAtaaaagttggaaaataGCACTTCCCTGGTGGCTCTGTAAAGTTGGTTTGGCATTGTGCGTATCTCATTATATGAAAGCTCCTTTCAATTGAGGCAAAAAGAGTCAGTTCTGACACCACTCCATCTTTGTAcaactccttcaatttgCAAGCACAGTATATGATTTCCCTGCAACAACCCTGACTATTACAGCCTCTTAACAACTCCCAGCACACAATCTAAGATCAATAATTTCATTCACATCAATTATCACCCCAGTGGCTCTCGGCATACACGACTGCTGAAATTGCGAAAAACTCCCCAAACAATTGCAATCGAATCACCAAAACGAACACACACCACCGGTAATATAATGGAACCTGTAACTGGAGGTGCCTCGTTCGTGTCGTCGGCTGTCAGCCTCACAAAGACCATCATAGGAGCGGGGTTGCTCTCAATGCCCTTGGCATACTCCACTGACGGCCTCGTATTTGGCACATTCATCATCCTTCTCGCGGCAGCTACTTCAGGGTTTGGGTTATTCTTACAGGCTTATGTCTCGAGGTTTGTGCCTTCGGGACACGCCACGTTCTTTAGTGTGTGCTCAGCGTCGTACCCCAACTTGTCGGTTGTTTTCGATTTGGCCATTGCAATCCAATGTTTTGGATGTGCCTTGTCATACTTGGTACTTGTGGGAGATTTAATGCCAACGATTATACATCGTATTCCACATGTCCAGGAAGACAATCTCCGGACGTTCTGGATCTTGGCATCAACCGTGATCACGGTGCCATTGGCcatgttgaaaaacttggactCGCTAAAGTACACTTCGGTTTTAGGATTGGTTGCTATTGCTTATATGtccttgttggtgattACTCATTTCTTGGTAGGAGACGTACCACAGGAGCTTAAAGGCAACTTGTCATATTTTCCACCCAATGTGACTGGAGTCTTCAGCACGTTCTCAATCATCGTGTTTGCATTCACCGGTCACCAGAACATGTTTTCCATCATCAACGAAGCGAAAgacaagtctttgaagagcttgacGGTGTTGGTGAACGTGGCCATCTTCACATCTGCAGCCTTGTTCATCTTTGTGGGGTTGGCTGGATACTTGACGTTTGGAGACTTGGTCACGGGAAACGTGATTTTGCTGTATCCAGCATCTGTTTCTGCTACTTTGGGGAGAAGCTGCATTGCATTCATGGTGTTATTCTCCTTCCCGTTGATGTTGCACCCAGCCCGAATCTCCGTCAACAACATATACTTTTGGTTGAAAACCCGCTACCTCAACGAAccagttgatgagaatggTCCCTTGTTGGCCGAATCAAATCCCAATATTGCTAGAGAGCCACCGGTGGTACCGCTACCTGAGCCACGATTCTACACCATAACCGTGGGCTTGTTATTGCTCGGGTATGTGTTGGCAGTTTCGATCAAGTCGTTTGCGTTGGTGTTGGCAATTGTCGGTGCTACGGGATCAACTGCCATCTCGTTTATCTTGCCAGGTCTATTTGGATACAAATTGTCaaccaacaacaccaaagcAGGAGcggtgttgaaggtgttgtCATACATTCTTGTGATCTGGGGGTTCTGCGTGATGGTGTTGTGTCTCTACACGAGcttgtttttgaacccaGCGTAAAAGAGTATCAAGAATATTTTATTACCAAATAAATATTATACACGCGATGATCTAGTGGTAGGTGTAGTACCTAgttttttttgttttcagcTAACTGTTGTTCATTTGACTGttgttcatcttccaattcGTCATCGCTGTCATCGGAATCGCTTCTCACATCTTCAGCCCCGGTTCCAGATACAACTCTGTATGCGACTTTAGAAATCGAGTATAGCCAAGCAATACACAACAATTGCAAAATGGCCAAAAGAACAAAGCATGTGTAGAGAACAAAGCGGCTCCAACACTTTTCCTCCACTACGCCAGGGACACACCGATGTAAAGTCATTAAGGATTCGGCATTGGCCATGGCATAATAGAAAAGGTAGTTGTAGACACCATGTCTCAAGATCACCCAGGACAATAAGAAGCAGACGAACATGATGTCACAAAGGGTGGAGAATCCGGCATacttcaagaccttggCTCCCGTTAAGCATACATCACAGAAGTccatcaagatcaagatcaagtttCCTATTCTCATGTAGTAATTTTGGTAGGAGCCAATACATAAAAGACTGGTGATGATATGATGGCCGAACATCTGGTAGTGatcttttctcttttcttcgaTGTTCAACACAATGATTTGCAGGAGCCAAAAGGCTATTTGCATAAGATAGTATGCCTTGAATGAGGTGGACATTTTGTCGTGAGGCCACCCAGCGAACAAATTTTCCAAGTGCCCCCAGTATTCGGAGTTGTAATACAAATACATGCCATAAATGGTGGAAAACGATGCGTAGAAGCAGCTCCAACTTTGCTCGGCGAACCGTACCTTGGCTCTTTTGTCCATTCTGAAGGTGTAGGATGCAAATGGCGCAAATACGTAGATCATCAAAAACGATCGAATAAACATGAAAAGAAGCACACCGTGAAGAACCACAAACGCATCATCATTACATATATCGTATACGGGGTACCCGTTGGCATCAATTCCAGTTTGGTTCAGTAACGTGACGAGCTTGGAGGTCCATGTATGGACGGTAGAGTTCTTAGAAAATATGTGAAGCAGgtacaacaagaacaaaacGGTTCGAGAAAACGGGAACAGGTTTCTCTCGATAAATGCAACAAAGGAGTTTTCGTATCTAGTACCATCTGATGACTTAGACGACGGGTTGGGTTTGGGGGTTGACGGTTTGAGTGTGTCGGTTGTGTCGGTGTCCGTTTGTTTAAGAAGGGTTCTCTCGGTCATGATGTAGGAGCACACGTATTGAGTTAAGAAATGCTGGAAAGTGTGCgtgttttgtggttggaaTTGCAACGGAGAAGGGGAGGGGCACAAAGGGACAACAGTACCACAGTTGGGTACAGCAACAGGCGagtctttgttgaatacGATTTACAGGAGGTATCACTGCAATAGTACAACAACGGTAACAATAGGCTCGTTCGTGAATTCAAGTTTCCAGATGAAGATTTTTGAGAAGCCATCCGACGAGGTGCGGCGGTGCTCACACGCCCCCACTCACCTGAGGTTTTTGGCTCATAGCCTCCCCGGTGCACTCACTACCGATTCAATAGCATATACTGAAGGGATTTCTTGACGTTAGCTTCGTTATATCGGTTCCAAATCACGTAGacattgatgatatcttgcATGGCTTCCGAAACTTCATCGAGGTTAATGTGGCTATGacccaagaagttcatAAACCGGTTGATACGTATGGTATCTTCGTCCAACTTCATGTCCTGAAGGCCGGACCCCGACTCGAGGGCATTATTGTCGCTGGCAGAGTTTTCGCTAGTCAAGGCCATCAAATCGTCGATGTGCATCTCTTTATCAGTTCCGTGAGCATCCATTTGTGCCGACTCGGGGTGGTCATCTCCCGTAGAACCACCGCCAGTACTGCCGGCGCCCATGCCATCACCGGTGATACTCTTGTTGAGCCTGATGGAGTTTAGGGCTTTTTTCAACACAATGGTGATGTAGACACATGACACAGCGATGATATGCGGAGGGAAGAGCAATGGCAAATCGGTGATGTAGCTATCATTGATCAACGACCACGTATGTTGGAGCTCATCGttggtcaacaagaaaTGGTACTGGTCGAGGTTGGCGGTCAAAAaccgttggagttggatgAGCGATCGGTATGGGTGGTGGAGAATCAAAAATAGGTCCATTTCTTCGAGTAAGTAGAACTCGAACTCGGCGAGCTTACTGACCTCATGGGGGATATACTCTGGCCAGAGATTTCGAGCTTCAGAAATGATGAGTCGGATGTGTTGGGGGCATTCTTCAACCTTGCTGGCGACGTAGATACATGCGGTTACCATGAGGTACAcgttgatttctttgagtGACACCTTCAAGAGAAAGCGGGAGAGGTACACTTCGGCGGTGGCGAGGGGCACCTGTCTGACGTTGAGACGTCGGCCCAATCTGATCAATAAGTTATGGAGATAGATGCGCATGTTGGAGTCGTAGGTGATGTTGGGGTAATCCTTGATGAAGCCGTTCTGgatcattttcttctccaagatGAGTAGCCGGCGTCGCTGATCAAGAAGGGACTGGCGATTGAACTGCCATTTGCCCCGTTGTGATGAGCTCCAGAAATCGGCAGACATGTTGTGGGAGCGGGTATTTAGCTGACGAATTCGCGATGGCGACTGGGTATGAAGAAACAGTGCGGAGTTATATTTGCTATCTATATGGTGCACACGGGGCTCAATACTGGGTGCACACGGGGCTGGCGGTACCACAGTATTGACAGTACGATGATATTCACGGTAGTCTATTCAAACTCTACCAAACCCTCTCCCTCCACAACTCTACCAACCTCTACCACTACCGCCTACATCTCCCCACAATTCGAAATCACAATCTCATCTCTAGGCGTACCTTTCGCTGTTCCTGACGCCTCTATACGATCCACAATCTCAAACCCTTCCACAACCTTTCCAAACACAACATGCTTTCCGTCCAAATGCTCTAGTCTTTTGCagcaaatgaaaaattgacACCCATTGGAATTGGGACCCGAGTTGGCCATGGAAACAGAATACTTATGATGGTCGAACTTAAACGactcatcatcaaacaaATCGGTGCCATAGATGGTTTTGGTGCCAGTACCATTGAACTTCACAAAGTCTCCTCCCTGAATCATGAAATGCGGTATCACCCGGTGGAACTTGCTTCCCTTATACCCGGTCGGCCGCCCAGCCTCACGGTACTCTCCTGTGCAAAACTGCCGAAAGTTCTCGGTGGTTCTAAATAAGTTAGTAGCTGTTTGGTGTCCTAATCCGTGGATGCACATACCTAGgcaattctttgaaaagctCGATTTTTACGCGGCCCAAAGGCTCGTCTGCTTTGTTAGTACCATATCATAGTCTGGTGACACTGTAACAGTACATACTTCCTTGGAGGAtatccaaaaacacaaCTGGATCcgagttggaattgttgttggagcTCATCATAGTTTCCCCAGAATTACGCTCGCTCGGTGAAAAACCATCACTGCTCACGATGTCTGGCAAATCGTACCACACATCAAACCCAGAAACAGAAGGTGCCATCGACAGAAATGTCCCTGACTTTCCTATTGCCGGGCAAAGTGAAGAGGAGAGCTACTTCAGAACCCACCTGGCCCCCAGTTACTTGCCAGAGATCCAAGCCCAATTAGAGTCGTTTATCGAATACCACCTCAAGAATACCGGTAAACGAATTGCGTTGGTGACCAGCGGCGGTACCACCGTGCCATTGGAAAATAACACGGTACGATTCATCGATAACTTTAGTGCTGGGACCAGAGGTGCCACCTCGGCCGAATACTTTCTTGAAAACGGATATGCGGTTATCTTCTTACACAGAGAGTTCTCATTATTACCATACTCCAGGCACTACAGTCATACCACAAACTGTTTCTTGGACTATATGGTGGAGAAGGACAATAAGATCGAAATCAGCCCCGATTTTGCTCCCGAAATGTTGCAGGTATTACGGAAATACAATGCGGCTAAAAGCTCTAATCTGTTAATATTGGTGCCTTTCACCACCGTAAATCAGTACTTGTTCACCTTGAGAATGGGGTCAGAggccttgaagaaaatgggtAAGAACGCCTTGTTCTACTTGGCTGCTGCCGTGtctgacttcttcttgccCCAACTGAGAATGCCTCAACACAAGATTCAGTCGCAAGCATCTGGAAAATTGATTGTGGATTTGGAGCAGGttcccaagttcttgagcCGGTTGGTCGACAACTGGGCTCCCAGGTCCATGATAAtttcgttcaagttggaaaccGATGatctgattttgatcaaaaaggCTACTGCTGCTTTGGACAAGTACCAACACCAGCTAGTAATTGGAAACTTGTTGCAGACtagaaagaaagaagtgGTGTTCGTCAAACCCGATCTGTCACAGGACTGGGTGAGACTTACTGACAAGCAGGTCGAAACCAATGTGGAAATCGAGAGCTTGATTATACCAAAGGTTGTGCAAGAACACACCTTATGGATAAACTCCTAGttttatatttatatttatttacaagaaagaaatgCCCACCCCATACTGGAGACCTTTTCTGTTAAAGTCTCTTTCGTGTGCAGTCAATGGCAACACAAAATTCAACTCAAACCGGGCCATTGGGTGGTTGTACAATACTCCAAGTCCTATACTGGTGGAAAACAGCCCAAATAAATTCCTCAAGTTCTGCTGAGGCAGTTGCGTGTGATTATAGAGCTGGAGAGCCCCgtagttgaagaagttatgcaatttgaagttggagtcaTGAGATGTGTATGGAAGtcttgatatcaacgaAACTCCACCGTTCAAAAACGCATCTCCTCCAAGTGATTTCCCGTACGACTTGGGACCGAGACCGTTGAGGCTAAACGACCTCACATCGTTGGGACCTCCCATGAAGAACCGGTCAAGGATGAAGGATTCTTTGGCGGAGTGGAGAAATCCAAACTTGTTGGTAAAAATCAAATGGCTCAGCACACCTAACTTCAGAGTGAACTGGGTTTCACATATGGTTTTGATAAACTCATGCGAACTGAGCTTCGTGAGACCCCCTAACTCAACTCCGGCCCGGAACAACTTGCCAGTGTTCGGGAGATGCTTGTTATTCCTGGTGTCATAGATAAAGTTATAGCTGAGGGCACTCTTGAAGTTATGACCACACTGGTTTAGGATACTGAGGGATTTGGCACTCTTGTTATCGAGAATCCTCCAGATACTGCTGAGGCCAATCTCGTGGTTAATGGGTCCGTCGTACCTGGTGGagatcttggtgttgatacCTGTGTTCTTAGTTTCGCAGCCAATCCACTCTAATGATCTGGAGTTGACGTAGAACAAGTTCTCCCATACATAACtggtattgttgttgatgggCATATTGTAGTTGAGCAAATATGAGGATGAAGTCCGGGTTCCAGTGGTAGCATCAAAAGACACATTTTCAGCTCCCCCAAATAGGTTTTTGAATTGGAACTGGATATATCCATCACCTTCTCCGTTTCCAATGTTACTTCCAGTCTTGGCGTAAAATCGCTTCACGGGGAAAAGATTGAACGTCGGTATGAGGGTCATCGAGTCGGGGTTTGTGGGAATATAGAGTTtttgttggggttgggCCGAGTTGAGCTGGATCACCAAGTTTTCGAGAACGTTAACTTTGGTGAAATTTCGAGTCACTTGGTCGAGGGACTCCACAAACAGCCTGAGAGTAAATTGCTGCTTGTCCAAGGGCGAAAATTGGGCGTTCAAAAACCCAACTCGAAAATTATCTGAATTGTTGACTTGGATAGACCCGACCTTGACGGGCTTGGTGGTGTTCATCAGAAACAAGTCATTGAGATACTCGGAGTTTTGACGTTGTAGAAGCTGCTGCTTCTGTTGAAGCAACTTCTCGAGCTCCTTCTGttctttggacttggaatCCGCCGTGTTCATAAACCCTTCCATGAACAAGATGAGATTGGTTTGGCATCGACAAAATGCGACTTTGAGAGCTGAAATATTATATTCGGTACATATACAATAAAAATACAGGAACATGGAATCATCAAGTAGGATGTGTTGTCTAAGGCTCGGGTGGCAGAATGGCCACTTGTGGCACCGACAATCCGGGACTTAAAAACATAGACTCACTCGAGCTTGGTAGAGCATCATCTCTTCTAATACCgtccttttcttcctcctctATCAACGACTTGATACATATCTTCCCAGCCTCGGTTTGAAAGTGTCGGCGTAAAGCGTCAGCACGGGCAAACCGTCGGCCACACCCGTACGGGGTGCCGTCTTTCAATACGCCCTTGCACTGGAACCGTTTCTCACCAGAGTGTAAGTCTTCATGACGTTTTCTATCATGTTGTCTGGCAAAGGCCTTCCCACACATATTGCAAATGAACGGTCTTTCATCGGTATGGGTCCGTAAGTgagacttcaagttgtaaGGTCTGGTGAACCGCTTGTCACACAAATGACAGGCATAAGCACTGGGGTGCTTTTGGGTTCTTTTAGAGATCTGGTTGGGGGATGCCAACTCGAGCATTTTTTCTCTGGTGGAGATTACATTGCGAGGCTGGccgtcttcttcgtcttcatcatcttcgtcttcatcgGTGAATGAACCAGACCCCGATCTACTATGACTTGACCGACTACTAACGGACTTATTACGACTTCGGCTACGACTTCGGCTTCGTTTGGTTTCACCAGGTGCTAGAAGATTGCCATCGGTCATTTGATCGTAGTCATTCAGCGTCTCATTGTGGGCAGACGAATTGTGggaggagttggaaaacaacGAAGGAGTCCGATGTAGTCCAATGCTGCCTTCATTATCAGGTTCTTGTTTGATGTAGTCGTTTGGATAAACAATGGTGGGAGGGGGATTGAAGTtgccattgattttgttgatttcttcgaGTTGGTGGGAGTCGTAAAACAGATTGTTGGTGATACCAGAAGATGGCTGGGGGCTAATAGTGGCCAATTGCAGTTGTACAAGTTGGTTTATTTGATCGTACTGATTTGAATCCAAGTCAATCTGGGCACCGTGGTCAAAGTTTGAAAGGGCCTGTGGAGGAGCCACCGGCACGGCATATCTGGAGCCCATGCCCGCCAAATTGACACTGGAAATGGAGCCCCCTAAGGCGATTTCATGATCAAAATTGGCGGTATCAAGGTACGTGGTGTCTGCTGCAAGCGAGACTCCCGGCTGCTGGGGTAAAAGTCCGGGTGAATTACCATGGTTTTGTGATATGTTGGACAACGCATCAAAGTATGGAGACGCTGGGTTGGATGAGTAGTCAGAATAAAGTGAGTGCAGAGACTGGTTTCCAGGGCTGTTGGGATTCAAATACTGGGAGTTATTGGACAGCACGTTGAGGTACAGAATCTGGGACGAGTACTGGCTAGGTCCGGTGTCGGAATTCTGGCTAAGGTCTCTGAACTGGGGATTCAACAGGTTGTTGGTCACACCATAATCTTTGGGGTTTCCAGTAAAGTCGGGCAAGAAATGCGCATCATTGGAGGTGGGCGCCGGCGGGGGGGAGTTTGTGTCGTAGTTGTTTTGGAGGTAGCCAAATGAATTGTAGTTGTTGTTCATGGTTGAAGGAGATATTTGGGTATAGATATTCTCGTCTTCAGATTCGGGTATTTGGGAAGTCGATTTCGACATCAGACCTAGGAAAGGCGGGTTTCAGCTTGGGTCGGCAAGTAGTGATATCTTATAGGGTTAAGTTATTGATAACTATTGATGGTGGGATTATCGTTGCTGAGTATTATAAAAATAATTTGAGGAATTTTTCCCTGAGGTCTCGCACTGTAGATGCCAGAATAGGTTTTCGCCAGTGAACAATAAACACTAGACCTACGAGAGGAGACAGTGGGCGTGGACGAATCGGAAGAGGGCTTTATGGGGGGGCTTACGTACACGGAGATTCGAAGGGCTGTTTCGGCCGGTGTGCATAAAAACACAATGGTCTCAGCCTTGTTTGGATCTTAGTGTGAGGGCCGGCGGGTGGTAGAACATGGTTTAGGTCTCGTGACCCGGGAGTGGATAAGTTTGACACCAGAGAGATTTACGGTGAATAAGTCTTGGCTGTGAGCATTGGCATCCAGTTCAGGGCCGATGCATGCGAGCCCCCTCCTCGGTAATTCCATCTATCACGTTGTCGAGAATATTTTGAACTAGTCACTGACGGATGGCTGCACAGCCCTTTTGCGCGGAGATGGATTTGGTTGCGAATTTAAGGGGGGCAGGGGTGTAAAGGTTGTGGTTAGTTTGGAGAAGAGGTTagtttggagttggagttaGTGTTAGTGTTGGTGTTAGTGTTGGTGTTTAGATTGTTGAGAGTTTACAGTAGCAGGAGTAGTTGGCGAATTTCCGAATACGTACTTTAGAAAAGCCTCACCATTGGGGGAAATTACAGAACAATAGGAATGAGAGTGAAGTTTGTAGAGGGCAAGAATAGGGAATTTGTGGTAAAAGATGTACAGCAAGATGTAGTAGAAGACGTTGAGTAGTCCATGACACAGTTGACACAGTTTATGACGCGATTTATGACACAGTTTATGACAAAGTTTATGACACAGTTTATGACAAAGTTTATGACAAAGTTTATCATACAACACCCACCGCGAAATGCATTTAGCTGCACCGGCCTTGCATCTTTTTGTCTACGATGAAATCGCGAAATTCAACCATGAGGCTCTTGAGATACTACTCGATTCTCCCCAAACCCAACCTAGAGATCAGGTctatcatcaccaacaaggaTGCCTACAAAGACTCCATTCTTAAACGAGAGACCAAAAATCTTCTACA is from Yamadazyma tenuis chromosome 6, complete sequence and encodes:
- a CDS encoding cyclophilin type peptidyl-prolyl cis-trans isomerase (EggNog:ENOG503NZWF; COG:O) — protein: MSSNNNSNSDPVVFLDILQGNEPLGRVKIELFKELPRTTENFRQFCTGEYREAGRPTGYKGSKFHRVIPHFMIQGGDFVKFNGTGTKTIYGTDLFDDESFKFDHHKYSVSMANSGPNSNGCQFFICCKRLEHLDGKHVVFGKVVEGFEIVDRIEASGTAKGTPRDEIVISNCGEM
- the CRZ1_1 gene encoding DNA-binding transcription factor (EggNog:ENOG503NUFJ; COG:K), which codes for MNNNYNSFGYLQNNYDTNSPPPAPTSNDAHFLPDFTGNPKDYGVTNNSLNPQFRDLSQNSDTGPSQYSSQISYLNVSSNNSQYLNPNSPGNQSSHSLYSDYSSNPASPYFDALSNISQNHGNSPGLLPQQPGVSLAADTTYLDTANFDHEIALGGSISSVNLAGMGSRYAVPVAPPQALSNFDHGAQIDLDSNQYDQINQLVQSQLATISPQPSSGITNNSFYDSHQLEEINKINGNFNPPPTIVYPNDYIKQEPDNEGSIGLHRTPSLFSNSSHNSSAHNETSNDYDQMTDGNLLAPGETKRSRSRSRSRNKSVSSRSSHSRSGSGSFTDEDEDDEDEEDGQPRNVISTREKMLELASPNQISKRTQKHPSAYACHLCDKRFTRPYNLKSHLRTHTDERPFICNMCGKAFARQHDRKRHEDLHSGEKRFQCKGVLKDGTPYGCGRRFARADALRRHFQTEAGKICIKSLIEEEEKDGIRRDDALPSSSESMFLSPGLSVPQVAISPPEP
- the AVT7 gene encoding Vacuolar amino acid transporter 7 (COG:E; EggNog:ENOG503NUEH) produces the protein MEPVTGGASFVSSAVSLTKTIIGAGLLSMPLAYSTDGLVFGTFIILLAAATSGFGLFLQAYVSRFVPSGHATFFSVCSASYPNLSVVFDLAIAIQCFGCALSYLVLVGDLMPTIIHRIPHVQEDNLRTFWILASTVITVPLAMLKNLDSLKYTSVLGLVAIAYMSLLVITHFLVGDVPQELKGNLSYFPPNVTGVFSTFSIIVFAFTGHQNMFSIINEAKDKSLKSLTVLVNVAIFTSAALFIFVGLAGYLTFGDLVTGNVILSYPASVSATLGRSCIAFMVLFSFPLMLHPARISVNNIYFWLKTRYLNEPVDENGPLLAESNPNIAREPPVVPLPEPRFYTITVGLLLLGYVLAVSIKSFALVLAIVGATGSTAISFILPGLFGYKLSTNNTKAGAVLKVLSYILVIWGFCVMVLCLYTSLFLNPA
- the CAB2 gene encoding Phosphopantothenate--cysteine ligase cab2 (COG:H; EggNog:ENOG503NWZU; BUSCO:EOG09263YFX), yielding MSGKSYHTSNPETEGAIDRNVPDFPIAGQSEEESYFRTHSAPSYLPEIQAQLESFIEYHLKNTGKRIALVTSGGTTVPLENNTVRFIDNFSAGTRGATSAEYFLENGYAVIFLHREFSLLPYSRHYSHTTNCFLDYMVEKDNKIEISPDFAPEMLQVLRKYNAAKSSNSLILVPFTTVNQYLFTLRMGSEALKKMGKNALFYLAAAVSDFFLPQSRMPQHKIQSQASGKLIVDLEQVPKFLSRLVDNWAPRSMIISFKLETDDSILIKKATAALDKYQHQLVIGNLLQTRKKEVVFVKPDSSQDWVRLTDKQVETNVEIESLIIPKVVQEHTLWINS
- the SSN8 gene encoding RNA polymerase II holoenzyme cyclin-like subunit (COG:K; BUSCO:EOG09262K8C; EggNog:ENOG503NY2B), with the protein product MSADFWSSSQRGKWQFNRQSLLDQRRRLLILEKKMIQNGFIKDYPNITYDSNMRIYLHNLLIRLGRRLNVRQVPLATAEVYLSRFLLKVSLKEINVYLMVTACIYVASKVEECPQHIRLIISEARNLWPEYIPHEVSKLAEFEFYLLEEMDLFLILHHPYRSLIQLQRFLTANLDQYHFLLTNDELQHTWSLINDSYITDLPLLFPPHIIAVSCVYITIVLKKALNSIRLNKSITGDGMGAGSTGGGSTGDDHPESAQMDAHGTDKEMHIDDLMALTSENSASDNNALESGSGLQDMKLDEDTIRINRFMNFLGHSHINLDEVSEAMQDIINVYVIWNRYNEANVKKSLQYMLLNR
- the lag1 gene encoding Sphingosine N-acyltransferase lag1 (COG:U; EggNog:ENOG503NYZN), translated to MTERTLLKQTDTDTTDTLKPSTPKPNPSSKSSDGTRYENSFVAFIERNSFPFSRTVLFLLYSLHIFSKNSTVHTWTSKLVTLSNQTGIDANGYPVYDICNDDAFVVLHGVLLFMFIRSFLMIYVFAPFASYTFRMDKRAKVRFAEQSWSCFYASFSTIYGMYLYYNSEYWGHLENLFAGWPHDKMSTSFKAYYLMQIAFWLSQIIVLNIEEKRKDHYQMFGHHIITSLLCIGSYQNYYMRIGNLILILMDFCDVCLTGAKVLKYAGFSTLCDIMFVCFLLSWVILRHGVYNYLFYYAMANAESLMTLHRCVPGVVEEKCWSRFVLYTCFVLLAILQLLCIAWLYSISKVAYRVVSGTGAEDVRSDSDDSDDELEDEQQSNEQQLAENKKN
- the SAM50 gene encoding sam50-like protein (BUSCO:EOG09263DQH; EggNog:ENOG503NUW7; COG:M), whose translation is MEGFMNTADSKSKEQKELEKLLQQKQQLLQRQNSEYLNDLFSMNTTKPVKVGSIQVNNSDNFRVGFLNAQFSPLDKQQFTLRSFVESLDQVTRNFTKVNVLENLVIQLNSAQPQQKLYIPTNPDSMTLIPTFNLFPVKRFYAKTGSNIGNGEGDGYIQFQFKNLFGGAENVSFDATTGTRTSSSYLLNYNMPINNNTSYVWENLFYVNSRSLEWIGCETKNTGINTKISTRYDGPINHEIGLSSIWRILDNKSAKSLSILNQCGHNFKSALSYNFIYDTRNNKHLPNTGKLFRAGVELGGLTKLSSHEFIKTICETQFTSKLGVSSHLIFTNKFGFLHSAKESFILDRFFMGGPNDVRSFSLNGLGPKSYGKSLGGDAFLNGGVSLISRLPYTSHDSNFKLHNFFNYGALQLYNHTQSPQQNLRNLFGSFSTSIGLGVLYNHPMARFELNFVLPLTAHERDFNRKGLQYGVGISFL